A portion of the Acidisarcina polymorpha genome contains these proteins:
- the murJ gene encoding murein biosynthesis integral membrane protein MurJ: protein MAEDPSAASSSSWSGVLRVFRPSHKHTAFTATLLLMLSAFLSRIIGLVRVKYIAYLFGAGSQTDAFNSAFQLPDMLAYFLVGGAASVTFVTMLSRYRETGREEDGTRAMSVILTSMLLVLGGAILLAELLAPVYVRWWFKGFTPEQAALCTSMTRILLPGQLLFFAGGVFGSVLLVRKQFALQAITPLVYNLGIIFGGVLLARTVGIRSLAWGAMAGIFIGPFLMNAIGAHRSGVVYRPLLDWTNPGLREWIRLSVPLMLGVSLVSFDSWIMNYFASADHGAITLLTYAKNLFTAPVALGQAAGAASLPFLASLATRVQENGEPDLAAFARNVNASVSRILAFSFLLTAWMLGLAFPAVDLIFRGGLFHRNSASEMAAYFAIFSISLCFWSAQTLYARAFYAAGNTLAPMVAGTLVVLVSLPIYWSLYRTHGATGLAIASDIGIAIQTVTLGVMLDRRKMVKLSGLEFPELARSLLATVISYAAICLLRKVMPLSGRWGDLLLLLVATALWAAVAFSVLKVTGSQLPNQVLARIRNKPISA, encoded by the coding sequence ATGGCCGAAGACCCCAGCGCAGCGTCCTCATCTTCCTGGTCAGGTGTGCTGCGGGTCTTCCGACCTTCGCACAAACACACCGCCTTCACCGCGACTCTGCTGTTAATGCTGTCGGCCTTCCTCTCTCGGATCATCGGTCTGGTGCGAGTGAAGTACATCGCCTATCTTTTCGGGGCGGGTTCGCAGACGGATGCCTTCAACTCAGCCTTTCAGCTGCCCGACATGCTTGCTTATTTCCTCGTCGGCGGCGCGGCCTCGGTCACCTTTGTGACCATGCTCAGCCGTTATCGCGAAACCGGCAGGGAAGAGGACGGCACCCGGGCCATGTCGGTCATCCTGACCTCGATGCTCTTGGTGCTCGGAGGCGCGATCCTGCTCGCCGAACTCCTCGCGCCCGTTTATGTCCGCTGGTGGTTCAAAGGCTTTACGCCGGAGCAGGCTGCACTCTGCACCTCCATGACTCGCATCCTGCTTCCCGGCCAATTGCTCTTCTTTGCGGGCGGAGTATTCGGGTCGGTCCTTCTCGTTCGGAAGCAATTTGCGCTCCAGGCGATTACCCCGCTCGTCTATAACCTGGGCATCATCTTCGGAGGCGTGCTGCTCGCCCGGACGGTCGGAATTCGTTCTCTCGCCTGGGGAGCAATGGCGGGCATCTTCATTGGCCCCTTTCTTATGAACGCCATCGGCGCTCATCGTTCCGGAGTCGTCTACCGCCCTCTGCTCGACTGGACAAACCCCGGTCTGCGCGAGTGGATCCGGCTCTCCGTGCCGCTCATGCTGGGGGTCTCGCTGGTCTCCTTCGATAGCTGGATCATGAACTACTTCGCCTCCGCTGACCACGGCGCCATCACCTTGCTTACCTATGCGAAGAACCTTTTCACTGCGCCCGTCGCCCTTGGACAGGCCGCCGGCGCCGCCTCGTTGCCCTTCCTCGCCTCGCTCGCTACCCGGGTCCAGGAAAATGGCGAGCCCGATCTCGCCGCCTTCGCGAGAAATGTAAATGCCTCCGTCTCGCGCATCCTCGCCTTTTCGTTTCTGCTTACCGCCTGGATGCTCGGTCTCGCCTTTCCGGCTGTCGACCTGATCTTTCGTGGAGGCCTCTTTCATCGCAACAGCGCCTCGGAGATGGCTGCCTATTTCGCTATCTTCTCCATCTCGCTCTGTTTCTGGTCGGCGCAAACGCTTTACGCGCGCGCCTTCTACGCCGCCGGCAATACCCTTGCGCCGATGGTCGCTGGCACCCTGGTGGTGCTGGTCTCGCTTCCCATCTATTGGTCGCTCTACCGGACTCACGGAGCCACCGGCCTCGCCATTGCCTCAGACATCGGCATTGCCATTCAGACCGTCACCTTGGGCGTGATGCTCGACCGCCGCAAAATGGTTAAGCTCTCCGGACTGGAGTTCCCCGAACTGGCGCGGTCTTTGCTCGCCACGGTCATCAGCTACGCCGCCATCTGCCTCCTGAGAAAGGTCATGCCCCTCTCCGGCAGATGGGGTGACCTGCTGCTGCTCCTCGTTGCTACCGCACTCTGGGCGGCCGTCGCCTTCTCTGTCCTCAAAGTTACCGGCTCTCAACTTCCTAACCAGGTATTGGCAAGGATTCGGAACAAGCCCATTTCTGCCTAG
- a CDS encoding BlaI/MecI/CopY family transcriptional regulator: MPPKKSTTLTEAELRLMKMLWERGESAVGDLVAAMPDHDSLAYNSVLTTIRILERKGYVRHRQEGRAYIYSACVAEDDASKVEVRHVLSRFFGNSREKLLLSLIGDEEITPAELQRLRSAIGAAEGDASRANSGPSVESDAEGEGRWN, from the coding sequence ATGCCCCCGAAGAAGTCCACGACTCTCACCGAAGCTGAATTGCGATTGATGAAGATGCTCTGGGAGCGTGGGGAATCCGCGGTCGGCGATCTGGTCGCCGCCATGCCGGACCACGATTCCCTGGCCTACAATTCGGTCCTGACGACGATTCGGATTCTGGAGCGAAAGGGTTATGTTCGCCACCGGCAAGAGGGCCGGGCCTATATCTATTCCGCCTGCGTCGCCGAAGACGATGCGAGCAAAGTCGAGGTTCGCCATGTGCTAAGCCGATTCTTCGGGAACTCGCGGGAGAAACTCCTGCTCTCCTTGATCGGCGACGAAGAGATCACCCCAGCGGAGTTGCAGCGTCTAAGAAGCGCAATCGGCGCTGCTGAAGGTGACGCAAGCCGAGCGAACAGCGGTCCCAGCGTCGAAAGCGATGCGGAGGGTGAAGGGCGATGGAACTGA
- a CDS encoding M56 family metallopeptidase produces the protein MELNSIVQLVCHVTAGMVIASAWQGLLLAAAIWMCLKLAPTLSASLRFAIWASVFATVLLLPGLYVSRLLSSGPVSPTSPSPSHTIFELDSRWALVIAALWIGLALVQAAVLVRGALRIRSLWNHALAIPTDPAWQPSQSISAMTRSAQVYSSTAVDQPCVIGFWKPRVLIPEWLLAKATPAELRQVVLHEVAHLKRFDDWTNVLQKLSLVLFPLNPALYWIERQLCSTREEACDERVIRETQSPREYATCLANLAEAQMVRRMRATSAALSLGAWEHRSALACRIYKILRGGSRISPMKARLVMAALVLATASGALELGRSGELVAFTYPAVDRAHLANHPSLAQSASPSPKVSYHDVVFHEPAPRARTSFSRDSSSLSDSGAVLKSAKQLLPAHTAHTPAIRRVTAPSTPAVQSWIVVTRWETSAGPQTTVTLIDSVFRISALSAGPSSSGWYVVQL, from the coding sequence ATGGAACTGAACTCGATCGTTCAACTTGTCTGCCACGTCACCGCGGGCATGGTCATTGCCAGCGCCTGGCAAGGTCTGCTGCTGGCAGCCGCGATCTGGATGTGCTTGAAGCTCGCGCCCACACTGTCCGCCAGCCTTCGCTTCGCTATCTGGGCCTCTGTCTTCGCGACGGTTCTGCTGCTGCCTGGCCTCTACGTCAGTCGTCTTTTGAGCTCGGGTCCGGTGTCGCCAACCAGCCCGTCTCCGAGCCACACGATTTTTGAATTGGACTCCCGCTGGGCGCTGGTAATTGCGGCCTTGTGGATCGGCCTGGCGCTGGTTCAAGCCGCCGTTTTGGTGCGCGGGGCGCTAAGAATCCGGAGTTTGTGGAATCACGCGCTTGCCATCCCGACCGATCCGGCCTGGCAGCCGTCGCAGTCTATATCGGCTATGACTCGCTCAGCGCAGGTCTATAGCTCGACAGCCGTCGACCAACCCTGCGTGATTGGCTTCTGGAAGCCTCGCGTTCTCATTCCAGAGTGGCTTCTGGCGAAGGCCACCCCTGCTGAGTTAAGGCAGGTTGTGCTGCATGAAGTCGCTCACTTGAAGCGCTTCGACGACTGGACGAATGTCCTGCAGAAGCTGAGCTTGGTGTTGTTTCCTTTAAATCCGGCCTTGTACTGGATCGAGCGTCAACTCTGCTCAACCCGGGAAGAAGCCTGCGATGAGCGGGTTATCCGCGAGACGCAGTCGCCGCGCGAATACGCCACATGTCTCGCTAACCTCGCTGAAGCGCAGATGGTACGGCGCATGAGGGCCACTTCCGCGGCGTTATCGCTGGGTGCCTGGGAGCACCGTTCAGCTCTGGCCTGCCGCATTTATAAGATTCTGCGCGGAGGCAGCCGGATTAGCCCGATGAAAGCGCGTCTTGTCATGGCTGCCCTTGTGCTTGCCACGGCCTCGGGCGCTCTGGAGCTGGGCCGCTCCGGGGAACTCGTCGCGTTTACGTATCCGGCGGTCGACCGGGCACATTTGGCGAATCATCCTTCTCTGGCGCAATCGGCAAGTCCGTCGCCGAAGGTCTCCTATCACGACGTGGTCTTTCATGAGCCGGCCCCTCGAGCGCGTACCTCTTTTTCCCGGGATTCGTCATCCCTGAGTGATTCTGGGGCAGTCCTGAAGTCGGCGAAGCAGTTGCTTCCAGCGCATACCGCGCACACGCCCGCAATTCGTCGCGTCACTGCGCCGTCAACGCCAGCCGTTCAGTCGTGGATTGTAGTCACGCGCTGGGAGACTTCCGCAGGGCCACAGACTACCGTGACCTTGATTGACAGCGTCTTCCGCATCTCTGCTCTCTCAGCCGGACCGTCCTCGTCCGGCTGGTACGTCGTCCAACTCTAA
- a CDS encoding Do family serine endopeptidase — protein MKRTLLPISSVAALAFATTLLWNHHGVHAAGGYSAPMEGNSVSALTSLDTAMEAVASHVTPAVVNVAVTSRSTEHQAMDDQEQQIPPEFRRFFGNQMPQGQQAPQLEHGIGSGVIISPDGYIVTNNHVVDGATEIRVTLHDRRILNAKLIGRDKLTDLAVIKVNANDLPSLGWGDSSELKPGQTVLAFGSPFGYLQFSVTRGIISALDRPNPFRDDARKPGGFIQTDAAINPGNSGGPLVDAHGQVIGINTFIISGSDSFAGAGFAIPAQLAHTTVDQIIKSGSAHHGYLGIGIEDVTPENSKFFNLQDADGAIVTQVTPDAPGGRAGLKTGDVIRKLDGKPVSNSSALQLAVSEHAPGTSMSIDILRDGKPQSLSVKLGEYHANTEVAEDSSSSAQQKGKLGLAVNDLTPDVRQQLSVPSSVQGVAVENVRPESPADEAGLQPGDVILQVNRQPVQSAENFVSQVHAAPAGNDLLLLIWSKGNSTYRVIHPEQSNQTGM, from the coding sequence GTGAAGCGAACTCTCCTGCCTATCAGTTCGGTCGCTGCTCTCGCCTTCGCCACCACATTGCTTTGGAACCATCACGGTGTCCATGCAGCAGGCGGCTACTCCGCACCTATGGAGGGTAACAGCGTCTCCGCGCTGACCTCCCTTGACACCGCCATGGAGGCGGTTGCCTCTCACGTAACTCCAGCAGTAGTGAACGTGGCCGTCACCTCCCGCTCCACCGAGCACCAGGCGATGGACGATCAGGAACAGCAAATTCCGCCCGAGTTCAGACGATTCTTTGGAAACCAGATGCCCCAGGGCCAACAGGCTCCGCAGCTTGAACACGGTATCGGCAGCGGCGTCATCATCTCTCCGGATGGTTACATCGTGACCAACAACCACGTTGTCGATGGAGCCACCGAGATCCGGGTCACTCTCCATGACCGCCGGATTCTCAACGCGAAGCTGATTGGGCGGGACAAGTTGACCGATCTGGCGGTGATTAAGGTCAATGCCAATGACCTGCCGAGCCTGGGCTGGGGTGATTCGAGTGAGTTGAAGCCAGGCCAGACGGTGTTAGCATTCGGCAGCCCATTCGGTTACCTCCAATTCTCGGTGACGCGCGGCATCATCAGCGCTCTGGATCGGCCGAATCCCTTCCGCGACGATGCACGGAAACCAGGAGGCTTTATCCAGACCGATGCGGCGATTAATCCCGGCAACTCCGGAGGACCGCTGGTCGACGCGCACGGACAGGTGATCGGCATCAACACCTTTATCATCTCGGGGAGCGATTCCTTTGCAGGAGCAGGTTTCGCGATACCGGCACAACTCGCTCATACAACCGTCGACCAGATCATCAAGAGCGGTTCAGCGCATCATGGATATCTGGGGATCGGCATTGAAGATGTCACTCCGGAGAACTCCAAGTTCTTCAACCTGCAAGATGCGGATGGCGCGATCGTGACCCAGGTTACCCCCGATGCTCCCGGCGGCCGCGCTGGCCTGAAGACCGGAGACGTCATCCGTAAATTGGATGGCAAGCCGGTTTCTAACTCAAGCGCTCTGCAACTCGCTGTCAGCGAGCACGCGCCCGGCACGAGCATGTCGATCGACATTTTGCGTGACGGCAAACCGCAGTCGCTCAGCGTGAAACTTGGCGAATATCACGCCAACACTGAAGTCGCGGAGGATTCTTCCTCATCAGCCCAGCAAAAGGGCAAGTTGGGCCTGGCGGTGAACGATCTCACCCCGGATGTCCGGCAGCAGCTGTCGGTGCCTTCCAGTGTGCAAGGTGTCGCCGTGGAGAACGTCCGTCCGGAGAGCCCTGCCGACGAAGCTGGCCTGCAGCCGGGAGATGTGATTTTGCAGGTCAATCGCCAGCCCGTGCAGTCGGCGGAGAACTTCGTCAGCCAGGTACACGCCGCTCCTGCAGGCAACGATCTGCTGCTGCTCATCTGGTCGAAGGGCAACTCCACCTATCGCGTCATTCACCCTGAACAATCCAATCAGACGGGCATGTAA
- a CDS encoding Trm112 family protein, producing the protein MGKLSHSTELLQMVVCPRCHQSLVALPSADVPVSLRCTGCGLQYPIVDGIPILLMDRGKQ; encoded by the coding sequence ATGGGAAAGCTCTCACATTCGACTGAGCTGTTACAGATGGTCGTGTGCCCGCGCTGTCACCAATCTCTCGTTGCTCTTCCATCGGCAGACGTACCTGTATCGCTTCGATGCACCGGATGCGGGCTTCAATATCCGATTGTGGATGGAATTCCCATTTTGCTCATGGACCGCGGCAAGCAATGA
- a CDS encoding bifunctional 5,10-methylenetetrahydrofolate dehydrogenase/5,10-methenyltetrahydrofolate cyclohydrolase, producing the protein MTKARILDGTTIANEIKAEIAAEVSALALQGIKPGLAAVLVGSVPASQIYVRSKVKTCAELGLFSELITPPDTVTTEEMLGLVATLNAREDIDGILIQLPLPAQVNAKLLLEAVSPAKDVDGFHPVNVGKVQSGQPALAPCTPAGMIQILKRSGLPISGQNAVIIGRSDIVGKPAAMLLLQENATITICHSKTHDLAAHCRNADILIAAIGRPGFVTPDMVKPGATILDVGINRINDREEFDRFFAGDVRREELFLLKGSTLIGDVHPAAYEVSGAYTPVPGGVGPLTIAMLMANTVRAAKLRRGLLA; encoded by the coding sequence ATGACAAAAGCACGGATTCTAGACGGAACCACAATTGCCAATGAGATCAAGGCCGAGATTGCCGCGGAAGTTAGCGCGCTGGCGCTTCAAGGAATCAAGCCGGGGCTGGCGGCGGTTCTCGTCGGCAGTGTCCCGGCTTCGCAGATTTATGTGCGCAGCAAGGTCAAGACCTGCGCCGAGCTTGGCCTCTTCAGCGAGCTGATCACTCCACCCGACACGGTGACCACCGAAGAGATGTTGGGGTTGGTGGCGACCCTCAACGCCCGTGAGGATATCGACGGCATCCTCATCCAACTCCCCCTGCCTGCCCAGGTGAACGCCAAGCTGCTGCTCGAGGCGGTCAGCCCGGCGAAGGATGTCGATGGCTTTCACCCGGTCAATGTAGGTAAAGTGCAATCCGGGCAGCCCGCTTTGGCGCCGTGTACCCCGGCGGGCATGATCCAGATCCTCAAGCGCAGTGGCCTGCCAATCTCCGGCCAGAATGCTGTCATTATCGGGCGCAGCGACATAGTCGGGAAGCCGGCGGCCATGCTGCTGCTCCAGGAAAATGCGACCATCACCATTTGTCACAGCAAGACGCACGATCTCGCGGCGCATTGCCGCAACGCGGATATCCTGATTGCTGCGATCGGCCGGCCCGGCTTTGTCACTCCGGACATGGTCAAGCCTGGCGCGACCATTCTCGATGTCGGCATCAACCGTATCAACGATCGGGAAGAGTTCGACCGCTTCTTCGCCGGCGATGTGCGGCGCGAAGAACTTTTTCTGCTTAAAGGATCGACCCTGATCGGTGACGTCCATCCCGCAGCTTATGAAGTGAGTGGCGCGTATACGCCCGTGCCCGGCGGCGTGGGTCCCTTGACGATTGCGATGTTGATGGCCAATACCGTCCGCGCGGCGAAGCTCCGCCGCGGTCTGCTTGCCTGA
- the coaE gene encoding dephospho-CoA kinase (Dephospho-CoA kinase (CoaE) performs the final step in coenzyme A biosynthesis.) encodes MEKQGLRVGLTGGLGSGKSTVGRMFADLGVAVIDADEVGRRLMQPGQPVYDAIVQQFGSGVVREDGSLDRRALAQLAFQRGRVEELNHIVHPAVVAAQEQWMGDLFAADPRQIAMIESALIFEAGRSGFVAGWRDRFDRIILVTAPEEVKVRRYVERSHDGDPEALAADARKRLAAQIPDADKIAHCDWVIDNSGDIKVTGAAVAKIYAALRAEAAELATL; translated from the coding sequence ATGGAGAAGCAGGGGCTTCGGGTCGGACTCACCGGAGGTCTCGGCAGCGGCAAATCTACCGTGGGCCGCATGTTTGCCGACCTGGGGGTAGCCGTGATTGACGCTGACGAGGTAGGCCGCAGGCTGATGCAACCCGGCCAGCCGGTCTATGACGCCATCGTCCAGCAGTTTGGCAGCGGGGTCGTTCGCGAAGATGGCAGCCTCGATCGCCGGGCACTTGCCCAGCTGGCCTTTCAGCGTGGCCGCGTCGAAGAGCTCAATCACATAGTGCATCCGGCCGTCGTCGCAGCCCAGGAACAATGGATGGGCGATCTTTTTGCGGCAGACCCCCGACAGATTGCCATGATCGAATCGGCCCTCATCTTTGAGGCTGGGCGATCCGGATTTGTGGCCGGCTGGCGCGATCGCTTCGACCGGATCATCCTGGTGACCGCTCCTGAGGAAGTCAAGGTACGGCGCTATGTCGAGCGTTCTCACGACGGTGATCCCGAAGCCCTGGCCGCCGATGCGCGGAAGCGGCTTGCCGCGCAGATTCCCGATGCCGACAAGATTGCGCATTGCGATTGGGTGATCGATAACTCGGGAGATATTAAGGTCACTGGCGCGGCAGTTGCAAAAATCTACGCTGCCTTGCGCGCCGAAGCGGCAGAACTTGCCACCTTATAA
- a CDS encoding S1C family serine protease → MRFRQIVLIVFLVGAFWYFTSHRSPARLALSGADPVVDHSPLALTEAHAAPAYDSEELANISVYKKALASVVNVTSSVVAYDFFYGAVPQQGQGSGFILDPQGRILTNYHVVANARQIEVTLDNKHTYKAKLLGSDQAHDLALLQINAPDLVPATLSDSRGLIVGQKVYAIGNPFGLNGTMTTGIISSIRSVKGPQGALIENAIQTDAAINPGNSGGPLLNSRGEVIGITSMIATGGGADQNAGIGFAIPINTAKAVLEDFSKYGHVRRPSLGIMPLAIGPDLAEQMGLAADSGVLILRTVPGGAADRAGLRGGKERAYLGNTEIFLGGDLILGIDDQPVTNTQELSEVMNRHEVGDSVVVTFLRGQRKLTARVVLGEAGGSQT, encoded by the coding sequence ATGAGATTTCGTCAGATAGTTTTGATCGTTTTTCTAGTTGGCGCCTTCTGGTATTTCACCAGCCACCGCTCTCCGGCCCGGCTGGCATTATCCGGGGCAGATCCGGTGGTCGACCATTCACCCTTGGCATTGACCGAAGCGCACGCCGCCCCGGCATACGACTCCGAAGAGTTGGCGAATATCTCGGTCTACAAAAAGGCTCTCGCTTCGGTGGTCAACGTCACCTCGTCGGTTGTCGCCTATGACTTCTTCTACGGCGCGGTACCGCAGCAGGGGCAGGGTTCGGGTTTCATCCTGGATCCGCAGGGACGAATCCTGACCAACTACCACGTCGTCGCGAATGCGCGCCAGATCGAAGTTACCCTCGACAATAAGCACACCTACAAGGCAAAGCTGCTAGGCAGCGATCAGGCCCATGATCTCGCACTGCTTCAGATCAACGCGCCTGACCTGGTCCCGGCGACGCTCTCCGACTCACGCGGCCTGATTGTGGGGCAGAAGGTCTATGCCATCGGCAATCCTTTCGGACTGAACGGGACCATGACCACCGGAATCATCAGCTCCATTCGGTCGGTGAAAGGTCCGCAGGGGGCGCTCATCGAGAATGCGATTCAAACCGACGCCGCCATCAATCCGGGCAATTCTGGAGGGCCGCTGCTGAACTCCCGCGGGGAAGTGATCGGCATTACCTCGATGATTGCGACCGGCGGCGGAGCCGATCAAAATGCCGGCATCGGTTTCGCAATCCCGATCAATACTGCCAAGGCGGTGCTTGAAGACTTCTCGAAGTATGGCCATGTGCGGCGGCCTTCCCTGGGCATTATGCCGCTGGCCATTGGCCCCGATCTGGCCGAGCAAATGGGGTTGGCGGCCGACTCCGGTGTGCTCATCCTGCGCACCGTTCCAGGCGGAGCGGCCGACCGCGCCGGGCTGCGCGGCGGTAAGGAACGCGCGTACTTAGGCAACACCGAGATCTTCCTCGGGGGGGACTTGATCCTCGGCATCGACGATCAACCGGTCACCAATACGCAAGAACTCAGCGAAGTCATGAACCGCCACGAGGTGGGAGATTCCGTGGTCGTGACCTTCCTGCGCGGACAGCGCAAGCTAACCGCACGCGTCGTCCTCGGCGAAGCCGGCGGGTCGCAGACCTAA